The proteins below are encoded in one region of Acidobacteriota bacterium:
- a CDS encoding N-acetylneuraminate synthase family protein, whose translation MKIKIEDRSIGDGEPCFIIAEAGSNHDGDIEQARRLIGAAAEAGADAVKFQLFKADKIAAKSKDVMVTEEKFTRRPVTLNEFYKSLEFQLEWLAPLKEEAERQGLIFMMTPFDEESADRLEDFGITSFKVASFELTHLPLLRHLAGKRLPVLLSTGMASMEEIAEAVDVFEAEGNRHIALLHCGIDYPLDFEDVHLRSMSSMMKRWDYPVGYSDHTLGWSVPVAAVALGAKVYEKHFTVDKALAGPDHRFALEPQELKSMVRAMREAEASLGSARKRVRDFEMTHYRRGRRSLYAARPVRKGEVLTRDMIEVLRPGTGLAPRHLEQIVGCRAAVDLEEHQALSWDSVEA comes from the coding sequence ATGAAGATCAAGATCGAAGACCGCAGCATCGGGGACGGCGAACCCTGCTTCATTATCGCCGAGGCGGGCAGCAACCACGACGGCGACATTGAACAGGCCAGGCGTCTCATCGGTGCGGCCGCCGAGGCGGGAGCGGACGCCGTCAAGTTCCAGCTCTTCAAGGCCGACAAGATCGCCGCCAAGAGCAAGGACGTCATGGTGACCGAGGAGAAGTTCACCCGGCGTCCCGTGACGCTCAACGAATTCTACAAGTCTCTCGAATTTCAACTGGAGTGGCTGGCGCCCCTCAAGGAAGAGGCCGAGAGACAGGGACTGATCTTCATGATGACGCCCTTTGACGAGGAATCAGCCGACCGCTTGGAGGACTTCGGAATCACCTCCTTCAAGGTGGCCTCGTTCGAGCTGACCCACTTGCCTCTGCTGCGCCATCTGGCGGGCAAGCGCCTGCCCGTGCTGCTCTCCACCGGAATGGCCTCGATGGAGGAGATCGCAGAAGCCGTGGACGTCTTTGAGGCCGAGGGCAACCGCCACATCGCCCTGCTTCATTGCGGCATCGACTACCCGCTGGACTTCGAGGACGTCCATTTGCGCTCCATGTCGTCGATGATGAAGCGCTGGGACTACCCGGTCGGCTACTCCGACCACACCCTGGGCTGGAGCGTCCCCGTGGCGGCGGTGGCCCTGGGGGCCAAGGTCTACGAGAAGCACTTCACCGTCGACAAGGCGCTGGCCGGCCCCGATCACCGCTTCGCCTTAGAGCCGCAGGAACTGAAGAGCATGGTGCGGGCCATGCGAGAAGCCGAAGCCTCTCTGGGATCGGCCCGCAAGAGAGTGCGCGATTTCGAGATGACTCACTACCGGCGGGGACGGCGCAGCCTCTACGCGGCGCGTCCCGTTCGCAAGGGCGAAGTGCTGACTCGCGATATGATCGAAGTGCTGCGTCCGGGAACGGGACTCGCCCCCCGCCACCTGGAGCAGATCGTGGGATGCCGCGCCGCTGTCGATTTAGAAGAACACCAGGCCTTGTCCTGGGATTCGGTGGAAGCATGA
- a CDS encoding acylneuraminate cytidylyltransferase family protein, with the protein MFAYVPARGGSKRLPRKNIRPLAGRPLLLRVLDALAQVEGLSGIGVSSEDPEILHLAGSHPDAVTLQPRRAELADDLTPFVELARRDVPRFARCFNDSSVLFVLATAALVPPEFYREALIAHEKNPGGLIISVTSMQASPFRALVGDPQEELRPLFPERFPQPTWQMPPAYQDAGCFYAFRMDGLQGKEKFLDLKPVQAVVLPPEVGIDVDTPDDWQRLEKAFEDR; encoded by the coding sequence ATGTTCGCCTACGTCCCGGCCCGAGGAGGCTCCAAGAGGCTGCCCCGCAAGAACATCCGTCCTCTGGCCGGACGGCCTCTGCTGCTGCGCGTCCTCGACGCCTTGGCCCAGGTCGAAGGGCTGAGCGGCATCGGGGTGTCCAGCGAGGACCCTGAGATCCTCCACTTGGCCGGCAGCCATCCGGACGCCGTCACCCTGCAGCCCCGGCGCGCCGAGCTGGCCGATGATCTGACGCCCTTCGTGGAACTGGCCCGCCGGGACGTGCCGCGGTTTGCCCGCTGCTTTAACGATTCCAGCGTGCTCTTCGTGCTGGCCACGGCGGCATTGGTACCTCCTGAATTCTACCGCGAAGCCCTGATAGCGCATGAGAAGAATCCGGGTGGATTGATTATTTCCGTCACCTCCATGCAGGCTTCACCCTTTCGCGCCCTGGTGGGAGATCCCCAGGAGGAGTTGCGCCCGCTCTTCCCCGAGCGCTTTCCCCAACCCACCTGGCAGATGCCGCCGGCCTATCAGGACGCGGGATGCTTTTACGCCTTCCGCATGGACGGTTTGCAAGGCAAGGAGAAGTTCCTCGACCTCAAGCCGGTTCAAGCCGTGGTGCTGCCCCCCGAGGTGGGCATCGATGTGGACACGCCCGATGACTGGCAGCGGCTGGAAAAGGCTTTCGAGGACCGCTAA
- a CDS encoding 6-hydroxymethylpterin diphosphokinase MptE-like protein, producing MGSKGVEGAFLARYVPIFRSLACFRHGRAGDLFFTPNPSSASAEPIPHRLESFVRVEWERLPSRRGPETLVLKKDGRQVYLHSAYDPQREARQWAGQVDEPSPSNIVVVFGLGLGYHLRALLERLPASQRVIVVEPQREIAESFPLDRLQADFPDHRSVVVVSDWSQFKEVYTSLGGGMDNVVLLKLPAAAQVFAREFREFLEKLRSEVKMLRTNLATVINFAPEWQRNFLENLRFCPQVGTVSPIFGAWKNRPAILAAAGPSLNKQIRLLRRAKGRALIISVGSATRLLAKEGIEPDLVASIDAGRPNYEGIFKGMDLPRTPLVFDPINHYKILQHYRGPKVMMSVHRSNRWLDRYFRQEVGQIKIGGSIACTVFDLLRQAGADPIIMIGQDLAFTDEQLHADGSLETIDVVGSKAEELEEQGGKKGYKKTDQILVWVKGNDGKPIISNVQMETYIHWFEEELRVHKGELRVINATEGGARIQGAEVMTFSQALDQFIGQDLSEELRQLRRGLLADPGFDRRGLQRQVRRTRRQVERGLPHARRALKLSEELLQHFSRGTPCPVGKIVSKLESLDKKLKAARKDAFLISYALSPLTLLRRFAPKDGSEVETCRQSMRVYRSIAQAFETTLPLLRRLEESLSHAAQQEALGA from the coding sequence ATGGGGAGCAAGGGGGTGGAGGGAGCGTTTCTAGCGCGCTACGTTCCCATCTTTCGATCCCTGGCGTGTTTCAGGCATGGTCGCGCCGGGGATCTTTTTTTTACCCCGAACCCATCGAGCGCGTCCGCCGAACCGATCCCCCATCGTTTGGAGTCCTTCGTGAGAGTCGAATGGGAACGTCTTCCTTCCAGGCGGGGTCCGGAGACCTTGGTGCTCAAAAAGGACGGGCGGCAAGTCTATTTGCACAGCGCCTACGATCCCCAGCGGGAGGCGCGGCAGTGGGCCGGTCAGGTCGATGAGCCTTCGCCCTCCAACATCGTGGTGGTCTTCGGACTGGGACTGGGATACCACCTGAGGGCCTTGCTGGAGCGTCTCCCCGCCAGCCAGCGGGTGATCGTGGTCGAGCCGCAGCGCGAGATTGCCGAGTCCTTCCCGCTGGATCGTCTGCAAGCCGACTTTCCCGACCACCGTTCGGTGGTGGTGGTCAGCGATTGGTCTCAGTTCAAGGAGGTCTACACGTCCTTGGGCGGGGGGATGGACAATGTAGTCTTGCTCAAGCTGCCGGCGGCGGCACAGGTCTTTGCCCGAGAATTCCGCGAGTTCCTGGAAAAGCTGCGCAGCGAAGTGAAGATGCTGCGCACCAATCTGGCCACGGTCATCAACTTCGCGCCCGAGTGGCAGAGGAACTTCCTCGAGAACCTGCGCTTTTGCCCGCAAGTGGGCACGGTGTCTCCCATCTTCGGAGCCTGGAAGAATCGTCCCGCCATCCTGGCGGCTGCCGGACCCTCCCTCAACAAACAGATCCGTCTTCTGCGGCGGGCCAAGGGCAGGGCGCTGATCATCTCAGTCGGCTCGGCCACCCGATTGCTCGCTAAGGAGGGCATCGAACCCGACCTGGTGGCCTCCATCGACGCCGGACGCCCCAACTACGAGGGCATTTTCAAGGGTATGGATCTGCCCCGGACTCCCCTCGTCTTCGATCCCATCAACCACTACAAGATCTTGCAGCACTATCGCGGCCCCAAGGTCATGATGAGCGTCCACCGCAGCAACCGCTGGCTGGACCGCTACTTCCGCCAGGAGGTGGGACAGATCAAGATCGGCGGTTCCATCGCCTGCACCGTATTCGACCTGCTGCGTCAAGCTGGTGCCGATCCCATCATCATGATCGGGCAGGACCTGGCCTTTACCGATGAACAACTTCACGCCGACGGCTCGCTTGAAACTATCGACGTGGTCGGGAGCAAAGCCGAGGAGCTGGAAGAGCAAGGCGGCAAGAAGGGATACAAGAAAACCGATCAGATACTGGTGTGGGTCAAGGGCAACGACGGCAAGCCCATTATCAGCAACGTGCAGATGGAAACCTACATTCATTGGTTCGAAGAGGAACTGAGAGTGCACAAGGGCGAGCTGCGCGTCATCAACGCCACCGAGGGCGGAGCCCGCATCCAGGGCGCCGAAGTCATGACTTTTTCCCAGGCCCTGGACCAGTTCATCGGCCAGGACCTGAGCGAGGAGCTCCGTCAACTACGCCGAGGGTTGCTGGCTGATCCGGGATTTGACCGCCGGGGCTTGCAGCGCCAGGTCCGCCGCACGCGCCGCCAAGTCGAGAGGGGCTTGCCTCACGCTCGCAGGGCCCTGAAACTGAGCGAGGAATTGCTGCAACACTTCTCCCGGGGGACCCCCTGTCCCGTCGGCAAGATCGTGTCCAAACTGGAGAGTCTCGACAAGAAGCTGAAAGCCGCCAGGAAGGATGCCTTCCTGATCAGCTACGCTTTGAGTCCTCTCACCCTGCTCAGGCGCTTTGCCCCCAAAGACGGGAGCGAGGTTGAAACTTGCCGTCAATCGATGAGGGTCTACCGAAGCATCGCGCAGGCCTTCGAAACCACCCTGCCCTTGCTGCGCCGGCTGGAGGAGTCACTCTCCCATGCCGCCCAGCAGGAGGCGTTGGGTGCTTAG
- a CDS encoding DUF1427 family protein — MNDTVKIIISVLIGVGVGAACRWFKLPVPAPPTLIGAMLVTSITVGYLITDHLMSSPPPAAAQALSEEAVRKPAE, encoded by the coding sequence GTGAACGACACTGTGAAAATCATCATCTCGGTCCTCATCGGCGTCGGCGTAGGTGCGGCTTGCCGCTGGTTCAAGCTGCCGGTGCCGGCCCCTCCCACCCTCATCGGAGCCATGCTGGTCACCTCCATCACGGTGGGTTACCTTATAACCGACCATCTCATGTCTTCGCCCCCGCCCGCGGCGGCCCAGGCCTTGTCTGAGGAGGCCGTCCGAAAACCGGCGGAGTGA
- a CDS encoding SUMF1/EgtB/PvdO family nonheme iron enzyme translates to MAEYYTSYPRTILWLVPGGEARVGGQEDDTQPSFTVEVDPFYISKWPITNEQYRAYDPDYRPLPHSDGDRDPAVGLSYRDALGYAGWYARISKKPMRLPSEIEWEYACRAGRSGRWFFDPEEADEYLWDARNSRGRVQPVEHTKANEFGLHATLGSVWEWTASLYRPYPLEKRLDDPEAPGKRVLRGGSYVMDREQISCSLRKAADPRERLADAGFRLVRSFGRLAGG, encoded by the coding sequence ATGGCGGAGTACTACACCAGCTACCCGCGCACCATCCTCTGGCTGGTGCCTGGAGGCGAGGCCCGAGTGGGAGGCCAGGAGGACGATACCCAACCGTCCTTCACGGTCGAGGTCGACCCCTTCTATATTTCAAAGTGGCCCATCACCAACGAGCAGTACCGGGCTTACGATCCCGACTACCGTCCCCTGCCCCACAGCGACGGCGACCGCGACCCTGCCGTGGGATTGAGCTACCGGGACGCACTGGGCTATGCCGGCTGGTACGCCCGCATCTCCAAAAAGCCCATGCGCCTGCCCAGCGAAATCGAGTGGGAATACGCTTGCCGGGCCGGCCGCAGCGGACGCTGGTTCTTCGATCCCGAGGAAGCCGACGAGTACCTTTGGGACGCCCGCAACAGCCGTGGACGGGTGCAGCCGGTAGAGCACACCAAGGCCAACGAATTCGGTCTGCACGCCACCCTGGGAAGCGTGTGGGAGTGGACCGCTTCGCTCTATCGTCCCTATCCTCTGGAGAAGCGGCTGGACGACCCCGAGGCCCCCGGAAAGCGGGTGCTTCGGGGCGGCAGCTACGTCATGGACCGTGAGCAGATCTCCTGTTCGCTCAGAAAAGCCGCCGATCCCCGAGAGCGGCTGGCGGACGCCGGATTTCGCCTGGTCCGCAGCTTTGGACGGCTTGCCGGCGGCTAG
- a CDS encoding NFACT RNA binding domain-containing protein, protein MGRKGPPGPSDAEEGIWQGTSVARKFISPDGMTVLVGKSARDNDILSLKLASPGDFWFHVAGDSGSHVVVRNPDNLERLPRETRDYAAGLAAGYSKARRAGQTGVHMARAADVSKPRGYAPGKVQLRRLRKVKASPIRQ, encoded by the coding sequence ATGGGACGCAAAGGACCGCCCGGCCCCAGCGATGCGGAGGAGGGCATTTGGCAGGGCACTTCGGTGGCCCGCAAGTTCATTTCGCCCGACGGCATGACGGTCCTGGTGGGCAAATCGGCGCGTGACAACGACATCCTCAGCCTCAAGCTGGCCTCGCCCGGCGACTTCTGGTTTCACGTGGCGGGCGACTCCGGTTCCCACGTGGTGGTGCGCAACCCCGACAACCTGGAGCGGCTGCCCCGGGAGACGCGCGACTACGCCGCCGGACTGGCCGCCGGCTACTCCAAGGCCCGCCGGGCCGGCCAGACGGGCGTCCACATGGCGCGGGCCGCCGACGTCAGCAAACCGCGCGGCTACGCCCCCGGTAAGGTGCAGCTAAGACGCTTGCGAAAGGTCAAGGCCTCTCCCATCCGCCAATAG
- a CDS encoding M1 family metallopeptidase, whose protein sequence is MGQDVHSYARPDEVAVRHIDLDIKVDFQEQIIAGTASLRVENKSQADRLYLDSRGLTIHEVRLDNDEDPASYQMGTEDPHLGSALMIDIEPSTKVVHIDYRSSPEAQALMWLEPELTADRTAPFLLSQSQAILARTWVPCQDSPKVRMTYSAKVQVPPGMMAVMSAENPTQVSQDGLYTFHMPQPIPSYLLAIAAGDLGFQALGPRTGVYAEPSVLERAAWELADTEKMVEAAEKLYGPYRWGRYDMIVLPPSFPFGGMENPRVTFLTPTMLAGDRSLVALIAHELAHSWSGNLVTDSTWNDFWLNEGFTTYIEHRIMEEVYGDEVEEMLAQLELEALRESLDRDFDDPRDTWLYLDLEGRDPDEGMNAVAYDKGHFFLRMLEETVGRQHFDAFLRGYFEHFAFESVDTGQFVDYLRQHLIAGDDALAKEMRIEEWIYGPGLPENTPQPQSAALRQVDEQLEAFAAGTPAAELSTEGWTTHHTLYFLRNLPAELSQQQLGGLDAAFGFSSTGNSEILCQWLAVALEHDYRESDAVLQDFLSRQGRRKFLMPLYRGLVESGRRQDARRIYESAKFGYHSVSRNSVEELFN, encoded by the coding sequence ATGGGCCAAGACGTTCATTCCTACGCCCGTCCAGACGAGGTGGCCGTCCGCCACATCGACCTGGACATCAAGGTCGACTTCCAAGAGCAGATCATCGCAGGAACCGCATCGCTGCGGGTCGAGAACAAGTCGCAGGCCGACAGGCTCTACCTGGACAGCCGGGGCCTGACTATCCACGAGGTGCGGCTGGACAACGATGAAGACCCGGCCTCTTACCAGATGGGGACGGAAGATCCTCACCTGGGCAGCGCCCTGATGATCGATATCGAGCCCTCCACCAAGGTGGTGCACATCGACTACCGGAGCAGCCCCGAGGCGCAAGCGCTGATGTGGCTGGAACCGGAACTGACGGCCGACCGCACCGCGCCCTTTTTGCTGTCCCAGTCCCAGGCCATCCTGGCCCGCACCTGGGTGCCCTGCCAGGACAGTCCCAAGGTGCGCATGACCTACTCGGCCAAAGTTCAAGTGCCGCCGGGGATGATGGCGGTGATGAGCGCAGAGAATCCTACCCAAGTCTCCCAGGACGGTCTTTACACCTTCCACATGCCCCAGCCCATTCCCTCTTATCTGCTGGCCATCGCTGCGGGGGACCTGGGTTTTCAGGCGCTGGGACCCCGCACCGGCGTTTATGCCGAGCCTTCGGTTCTGGAAAGGGCGGCCTGGGAACTGGCCGATACCGAGAAAATGGTGGAGGCGGCCGAGAAGCTCTACGGACCTTATCGATGGGGACGCTACGACATGATCGTGCTTCCCCCCAGTTTTCCCTTCGGAGGCATGGAGAATCCGCGCGTGACTTTCTTGACGCCCACCATGTTGGCCGGCGACCGTTCCCTGGTGGCCCTGATCGCCCACGAACTGGCCCATTCCTGGTCGGGCAACCTGGTGACCGATTCCACCTGGAACGACTTTTGGCTCAACGAGGGTTTCACCACCTACATCGAGCACCGCATCATGGAAGAGGTCTACGGCGACGAGGTGGAGGAGATGCTGGCCCAACTGGAGCTGGAAGCGCTGCGCGAGTCGCTGGACAGAGACTTCGACGATCCGCGCGACACCTGGCTCTACCTTGATCTGGAGGGGCGCGATCCCGATGAGGGGATGAATGCGGTGGCCTACGACAAGGGACACTTCTTTCTTCGGATGCTGGAGGAAACCGTGGGGCGCCAGCACTTCGACGCCTTTCTGCGCGGCTACTTCGAGCACTTCGCCTTTGAGAGCGTCGATACCGGCCAATTCGTCGACTACCTGCGCCAGCACCTCATCGCCGGGGACGACGCCTTGGCGAAAGAGATGCGCATCGAGGAGTGGATCTACGGGCCCGGACTTCCCGAAAACACGCCACAGCCTCAGTCCGCCGCTCTGCGCCAGGTGGACGAGCAGCTCGAGGCCTTTGCGGCGGGAACCCCCGCGGCCGAGCTGTCGACCGAGGGCTGGACCACCCACCACACCCTCTATTTCCTGCGCAACCTGCCCGCTGAACTCAGCCAGCAACAACTGGGGGGGCTGGATGCCGCCTTCGGCTTTTCTTCCACCGGCAACTCGGAGATCCTCTGCCAATGGCTGGCCGTGGCACTCGAGCACGACTACCGGGAAAGCGACGCAGTTTTGCAAGACTTCCTGTCGCGTCAGGGCCGCCGCAAATTCCTCATGCCCCTTTATCGCGGCCTCGTTGAGAGCGGCCGCCGGCAGGACGCCCGCCGCATCTACGAAAGCGCCAAATTCGGTTACCACTCCGTCTCCCGCAATTCGGTGGAAGAGCTCTTCAACTGA
- a CDS encoding lytic transglycosylase domain-containing protein: MLLNRKAEIGACFLGLACGYAFSMQTSADSGLTLLRESVAVETSAPERTVHDPPAQDTALEGEDAFIRDLSEEFRMEESVVRLVHQESKRYVDAGEDEWRLLRTPEAATYIMLSVIHAESRGDARAVGDDGRARGLTQIHWTTAQLYGDVTPEELLDPAVNIRFSFRHFHYLLKKYKGNFPLALYGWNRGPGTVDRLIRYGHSPANHYGRAVYHAAARQDKAEELKLIGN; this comes from the coding sequence ATGTTATTGAATAGAAAAGCCGAGATCGGGGCCTGTTTTTTGGGGCTGGCCTGCGGCTACGCCTTTTCCATGCAGACGTCAGCCGACAGCGGCTTGACGTTGTTGCGGGAAAGTGTGGCCGTGGAGACCTCTGCCCCGGAACGCACGGTTCACGATCCGCCCGCCCAGGACACGGCGCTCGAGGGTGAAGACGCCTTCATCCGCGATCTATCGGAAGAGTTCCGCATGGAAGAGAGCGTGGTGCGTCTGGTGCACCAGGAATCCAAACGTTACGTGGACGCCGGGGAGGACGAGTGGCGATTGCTGCGCACTCCCGAAGCGGCCACCTACATCATGCTCTCCGTGATTCACGCCGAATCGCGGGGCGATGCCAGGGCCGTGGGCGACGACGGGCGCGCCCGAGGACTCACCCAGATCCACTGGACCACGGCCCAGCTTTACGGGGACGTGACTCCCGAGGAACTGCTCGATCCCGCCGTCAACATCCGCTTCAGCTTCCGCCACTTCCACTATCTGCTGAAGAAATACAAGGGCAACTTCCCTCTGGCCCTCTATGGATGGAACCGCGGTCCCGGCACCGTCGACCGGCTCATCCGTTACGGACATTCTCCCGCCAACCATTACGGCCGCGCCGTCTACCACGCGGCTGCCCGCCAGGATAAAGCCGAAGAGCTGAAGCTCATCGGCAACTAA
- a CDS encoding Na+/H+ antiporter NhaC family protein, whose product MRLSSKLPKDPLQRLLILLVAALPFLLLAWGSPEGLDENDSYGLYSLLPAFSAILLAFLTREVLFALMMGIAVGGIVVSDPNLLQRFMIPAIGSEQYALILLVYLWCLGGLLGLWTRTGGARAFAEWAAGRMVRGPRSARLFAWLIGIVFHQGGTISTVLAGTTVRPVTDRENISHEELSYIIDSTASPVATLIPLNVWPIYVGGFAAGLIPLLPDEGAAVSFFYRAIPLNFYGIFAVLMTLLLALDLLPFMSTKMRKAIERSRAGKGLNAPGAAPLASEELSREKVPDHYRPAIIDFAVPILVLIGWALGSYLQTGSVQIAEAFGLSVVAASLLGWLRGLSIADVLAGIVDGCKGVTTGAILLGLAVTLGAVSKELGTARYIVATTSDWIVPVLLPAILMGICMVVAFSIGSSFGTFAVIVPLSVPLAYTVSPEPLFNVLCYASVVGGSIFGDQCSPISDTTILSSLACGADLMDHVTTQLPLAMAAAGLAAVCSTLVAIAVL is encoded by the coding sequence ATGAGACTATCCAGCAAGTTGCCCAAGGACCCGCTCCAGCGCCTGCTCATCCTCCTCGTCGCCGCTCTGCCCTTCCTGCTTTTGGCCTGGGGCAGTCCCGAGGGACTGGACGAAAACGACAGCTACGGCCTTTATTCCCTGCTGCCGGCCTTCAGCGCCATCCTGCTGGCCTTTTTGACCCGCGAGGTGCTTTTCGCGCTCATGATGGGAATCGCCGTGGGAGGCATCGTGGTCAGCGACCCCAACCTGCTGCAGCGCTTCATGATTCCCGCCATCGGATCCGAGCAGTACGCGCTCATATTGCTGGTCTACCTGTGGTGCCTGGGAGGACTGCTGGGGCTGTGGACGCGCACCGGCGGAGCGCGCGCCTTCGCCGAGTGGGCCGCCGGACGCATGGTGCGGGGGCCGCGCAGCGCCCGCCTCTTCGCCTGGCTTATCGGCATCGTCTTCCACCAGGGAGGCACCATCTCCACCGTGCTGGCCGGAACCACCGTGCGTCCGGTGACCGACCGCGAGAACATCAGCCACGAGGAACTCAGCTACATCATCGACTCCACGGCTTCGCCCGTAGCCACCCTCATTCCACTCAACGTGTGGCCCATTTACGTGGGAGGATTCGCGGCAGGTCTGATTCCGCTGCTGCCTGACGAGGGGGCGGCAGTGAGTTTCTTCTACCGCGCCATTCCCTTGAACTTCTACGGCATCTTCGCGGTGCTGATGACCCTGTTGCTGGCTCTCGACCTGCTGCCCTTCATGAGCACAAAAATGCGCAAGGCCATCGAGCGCTCGCGGGCCGGCAAGGGGCTCAACGCTCCCGGAGCCGCCCCGCTGGCCTCAGAGGAACTGAGCCGCGAAAAGGTGCCCGATCACTATCGTCCCGCCATCATCGATTTCGCCGTCCCCATCCTGGTTCTGATCGGATGGGCGCTGGGTTCCTACCTGCAGACCGGGAGCGTGCAGATCGCCGAGGCCTTCGGCCTTTCGGTAGTGGCGGCTTCGCTGCTGGGATGGCTGCGCGGACTCTCCATCGCCGACGTGCTGGCCGGCATCGTAGACGGATGCAAGGGCGTGACCACGGGGGCCATTCTGCTGGGACTGGCCGTCACCCTGGGGGCTGTATCCAAAGAACTGGGTACGGCCCGCTATATCGTGGCCACCACGTCTGATTGGATCGTCCCTGTTCTGCTGCCCGCCATCTTGATGGGAATCTGCATGGTGGTGGCCTTCTCCATCGGGTCTTCCTTTGGAACTTTCGCGGTCATCGTCCCGCTTTCCGTCCCCCTGGCCTACACTGTCTCGCCCGAACCGCTTTTCAACGTCCTCTGCTACGCCTCGGTGGTGGGCGGGTCGATCTTCGGAGACCAATGCTCGCCCATCTCCGACACCACGATCCTTTCCAGCTTGGCCTGCGGCGCCGACTTGATGGACCACGTCACCACCCAGCTTCCTTTGGCGATGGCCGCAGCCGGACTAGCCGCCGTCTGCTCCACCCTGGTCGCCATTGCCGTCCTGTAA
- a CDS encoding type II toxin-antitoxin system PemK/MazF family toxin — MVEIAQGEIWWADLPAPTGSGPGFRRPVIIVQGNHLNRSRIATVVCVPLTTNLIWAEAPGNVLMRAEKSALPKDSVANASQIITLDRSILAERIGKLPPRILEQVLTGIDVVLGR; from the coding sequence GTGGTAGAGATTGCACAGGGCGAGATCTGGTGGGCCGACCTGCCGGCGCCGACCGGATCCGGCCCAGGTTTCCGGCGGCCCGTTATCATTGTGCAAGGCAACCATTTGAACCGGAGCAGGATCGCCACAGTGGTGTGCGTCCCTCTGACCACCAACCTGATTTGGGCCGAGGCGCCCGGAAATGTCCTCATGCGCGCGGAGAAATCTGCTCTCCCCAAGGATTCCGTTGCAAACGCCTCACAGATCATCACCCTGGACCGCAGCATCCTCGCCGAAAGAATCGGCAAACTGCCCCCGAGGATCCTGGAGCAAGTCCTCACGGGCATCGACGTCGTCTTGGGCAGATGA
- a CDS encoding PIN domain-containing protein: MALILDTGPILALLDADDPAHASCAKLLDEIDEPLVLVAPALVEVDYWIRKRLQPEVWSIFVEDISTGAYRLEHLSAGDLARAAELQASHADLDLGMVDAAVIAVCERLAEKKVATLDQRHFRAVRPKHCDYLQLLPKS, from the coding sequence ATGGCTCTCATTCTTGACACGGGCCCGATCCTCGCCCTCTTGGATGCCGACGATCCGGCACACGCGTCGTGCGCCAAGTTGCTCGACGAAATCGATGAGCCGCTGGTGTTGGTTGCCCCTGCTCTGGTGGAAGTGGACTACTGGATTCGAAAACGCCTTCAGCCTGAAGTATGGTCGATATTTGTCGAGGACATCTCAACCGGCGCCTACCGCCTGGAGCACTTGTCCGCCGGGGACCTCGCCCGCGCGGCCGAACTCCAGGCCTCTCATGCCGACCTCGACCTCGGCATGGTCGATGCCGCGGTTATTGCCGTTTGCGAAAGATTGGCCGAGAAAAAGGTGGCAACACTCGATCAAAGACACTTCCGCGCCGTGCGCCCCAAGCACTGCGACTACCTACAACTCCTCCCCAAATCCTGA